The Culex quinquefasciatus strain JHB chromosome 2, VPISU_Cqui_1.0_pri_paternal, whole genome shotgun sequence genome contains the following window.
GACGGAACTGAATTTGCTGCTGGCGAAACACCAAATCTACGTGGATGTCCGGGAGTTTCTGGTGGACATCCAGCAATCCGGCGACGTATTGGTACTCGAGCACCTTGTACAGCTGGTGATCCCAGTGTAATTTGAAAGGGTTCAGGTTGGTGTAGCCTTGCTTTTCGAGGTTAAAGATGATCTCACGGAGAGTTCGCATTTCCTCCTTCCACACGTTGCTCTGTCGTATCAGATCGGTGTCCATCAGTTTCAGTACAGACTTCTTTGCCTGCTCGTGATAACCCGTCAGCGCATTGTTGTCCTTGGATAGCCGCTTGATGGCGTCCTGCAGACTGGTTATGTACCGCTCAACGGAGTCTTCATCGTTCCAAGATACGGATTCACTCTTGACAAGGTTTGCGAACTCCATGGCGTTCTTCAGCATGATTGGTCGTTGACATGGGATCATCCGATCGCCGATTGTGTTGTGAAACAACGCAATCTGCTGTAGCCTTCGCGCGTATGAAATGAACTTTGTTGAATGTGTTATGCTCTTCTGAATCTCTGGATCCAGTTTCAGACCGAGGTTCTGCAAGTGGCGTGCTTCATCGCAGAACGTTACGATCTTCGGCCCAAAGGTGACCTTCATCAGCTGTCGTTCAGCTTTGTCGAAGATCACCACCGGTTGGTTTTCCCGAAGACTCAGCTCTCCATCCCGGATTGCGCTTTTCGAGTTTTCGGTCCAACTTTCAAAGTTGGCATGGATCATTGCTTGAATTTCTTCGTGGAACGCTGTTATCTTTCCGAGGGCTCTCTCGAAACCATCTCGATCGTGGAGAATTTTCGAGGCAACGGCTTCCAGCTGTCCGATTTGCTTCTCCACAACACGATACCAACGGGTTTCCGACACTATCGGTGTCACATCGTCTTCGGTGTAGTTCGCATTGGTCAGCAGCTCCCGGAGCTCACGGATGATCGTGGGAATGCTCTGAAAGAGCTGCTCCCGCTCAACCGTTAGCGTTTTCAGAACGTACGGTCGGTTGAAGATGTCTTTGTAGCGATCGAACACATGGATTGCCTGGCGTGGGTTACCGACGCTTTCGTGAATCTGTTGCTTCAACAGGGCCACAATCTTCTCGTCGATCTTGGCGAGGGATGCCTCCATACGTGACTTGGCGACCTCCCAGCGTTTGTTGCCCAGCGGAGTGAGGTCGTAGATGTTGATTTCCTTGAACGGTTCGGCAATGTCACTGATGTTGATAAAGTATTCGTCACTGTCGAAGAACAGCGCATACAGCAAGTCTTTGGAGTTTTTGATCTCCAGGATCTCGGTGTAGCGCGTGCGAAACTTGTCCAGCTGTTTGGACTTGTACGGGTCTCCGATCCACGCGTGTTGTTCGTAGTTGGGCCAGAACAGGCGCGTCAGACTGTCGAAGGTTTGATACCACGCTTCCAGCGTTTCCTTGACATGGTTGATGGCTGCATCCAGCAAAATCGATCCGGTATCCCAGATGTCCAGTTCGTTTAGGTTTTCGGTACACGTAGTGACGACGTGGGTGGCTGGAATGAAACTGTTGTTACCTGTATGTTTCTAGAACATTCATGCATGCTTACAGATAAGATCGAAAATGCTGCACATTCGATTCTGCGGGTAGTGGTTTGGTAGTCTCCAGATCTCATCCAGATGGGACTGACAAACGTCTATGAAGTCGTCTAGCTGGGTCAAGTTACCCTCGGTTGAGTCCCTACAATAAATCATACTAAATATCTCAGACTGACACCGATTTACTATCCATACTTCATGCTACTATTGACCTTCTCCAGTATCTCAGCGAATGATCGCGCTGCTTCGCGATCCGCTTTGGTGGGCAGCGTTCGTGTCTTTTGCACCCAAAACCCAATTTCATCCTGAATCGAGAGAATGCCGGATTCGGTCAGTCCCAACGACAGTCCCAGGTTGGAATGTAGGTTCTGCAGGATGTTCTTCACTTCGGACGAGTATTCGGATTTTTTCAATATGTACGGAGAGAAAACTCGCTGCAACGAGTTGTAGATGGACTTGGCGAGGCCTCCCTCTAGGGTTAGCATGCCGATCTTGGGTGCCGTCGCCGGACTGTGGTAGTCCAAGTTGGGGATCTTGTAGAACAGCAGGCAGTACTGCTCTTCCACGGGGACCGCATTTTGGAAAAGGACTTCGCCATCCAACGACACGGCGGCCAGAATCGTAACGTCGTCATTTTCCAGAAAGTCGGTAATTATTTCTGAGTTTTCTGCGTTGGACGcgttgaaaaattcaactttaaagaGAAACCTCAATTATTTATTGTAATCTATCATTTTGTAGTAAATCTACAATATCTCACCTGCCGTATCGTGAATAAATTTGAATCTATTTGTCATTTCGAcactattttaatgcaaatttaaacACTTTACAATCATTTGGCCAACCTCAATCTAGTAAACCGGTGAAAATTTTGTGTTGTTCCTGTTTGGTTGCCATGGCAGCGTGGGGTCCCGTGTCGCCAAGGTCACCGcgtaccacgtgggtgagccggatgtttgtaaacaagccgGCAACGTGTATATTCAACAGGTGTCAAAACAAACAAGCGAGCGGTTGTCACAACAAACAAAACTTTCCTGCACGTGGTTGCGCGCGCGCAGGGAAAATTGGAACTGTGACTAGTTTTGTttacagagattttttttattgacaattcaacaatacctacaacaggTGCATAACAAATAACATGAATGTTTACAATAAAAGTGCTTATTTACTTGCGGCTCGATGTAAACACGATCGCCGCAAACGCCAGTAAAATTGATGGAATGTTGGCAGTTGATGAGCTAGCTGAAAGCGTAGAAACAAATGACCATTAGTTTACTTTCGCAACAATGTGAGTCAGCAGGGAGTTCTTACCGTTTGGATAGCAAATCCCCCCACTTAGTCTGTGGGTTTCCTTACAAACGCACTCTGCGTTGGAGCACTCCAGTGTTTGCTGGTGGGGACCTTGGTGGAATTGGTAGCAATCCTTGTTCTCGTTGCAACTTGAGCCGTGTGCtaaaaaatggaaacaaatcgaagatcaaaaataaaataaatctattTCTAATCTAAACACTCTTAAAGTGGCCAATCTTCAAATCTCACGTAATTCATTGATGGTAGCGTTGTTgaaagttgtgttttttttctgcgcTAATGCACTTCTTAGTACTTGAGCCAAATTTGTCTCTTGGCTTCGAGTGTTGAAATCATGCGtcaaagaaaacttttttttttctggtctgCATTAACTATTTCGTAGGCAGACTTGCACGTCAAAcgcatgaaaaacacaaaacatcAAGGTTAAGGTTAATTCGTCAGTATATGTGTTTtaacaagttttgcaaaatacgTCAAGGTATGCAAATAATACATACTGTTCCTTGAACAAACCAGCGAACTCGAGTATTATCGACAAATTTCCTGTGCCAACTTGTTAATTTTGGCAAATGACTGTTTGTATGTtatctttagaattttttacataataaaCAATAAAGTGTGAAAAAGCTACATTTATGTTAACCAAACGTAAGAAAATACTCTGTTATACAATCTAGAAGACCTTTGGGTTTCCTTTGCAAATGGTTTGAAAACAAATATCCCGTGAGAAATGTTTGCTTTGAGAAGAATCAGGAACTTCAACAAAAGTGATACCTTGtctgaatattttgaaattttattttactttttttattccaaatgtaaattatatttaaagtgttgatacgactctttcaccaaattttcccaaaagataaaggggcaaaaaaaatattgcttcaattcgaattttattttgttcttataaaattttaaataactttgaGAGTTGAATGTAAACTAAGCGGAATCATTTTTATATTGCttataaatattgcattttaaatcaaataaagacacttaatattacacactgcatgtacaatttttgtaaacacctttgattaaattgattaaattgtACAGTGAATTaatagaattgaaaatttataactaaatgcacacatttatttttgaataaaaaatatgttttaagttttattttaaatttcaaaaagtattttgctcttataaaattagttaaatttgaaaaaaaaaacgttaaggGAGCGTCTTTTATTGCGTAAcgcaaaaatttggattttttgacccCCTCCTCCCtcgtatcaaaatttcaatacaaattttgaaaattttgtttggagAATAATCCAACCTGAACACCCCTCCCCCCGACTCCgtaacgtaataaaagaatgctccttaacaaaaaatcttattcttGCAGCAATTCCCACGAAAACAGTATGAATCGAGAAAAATCAAGCCTGGCATTTAGAAtctggttttcaaaatatatgaaaaagcaGACACTTAGACAAATTatctttgatgatttttttaaattatatagtGAAGTCAGGTtagtaattgtaattttactgaaaaatctTACTTCAAAATTCGTGTAATCGATttcgactttaaaaaaacttattttgcaaaacctTTAAGAAAcccttgcttgttcacttcccATTAAGCTTATTTAGCTTGAAAGTACTGACATGTCAACATAAGGTCCCGATGGAAATGAATGCTGCTCCTCTATATCGTATAAATACCAAGGTTCTGATGTTATTTTGTCGCCTCAAAAGCGGTAGAAGATTTGTCAACATTCTGTTTGCAATTCCTTTGTGaagctatttacttttcctgtcatttttgaacgaaTAAAtatcctacttttctgtaccgtaaaacggggtgactttgatagccggggtgactttgataggtttgcgatttttccgcaaaatgaagagtacaatttaaatacgtaaggaatggttcagaaacatactgaccgtggtagagaagtgttcaaagtacctcatgaagaacttttcataaatttttgaaaagtttataaagttagttaactatagttaagaaaatgtggatgaaagtcattattttaaacttctcaaagtgttatgattttctcaatgaacatgatttttaatcggaaaacggatttcggattctttggacaattttccactaggagaaggttaaataagtttgtaaataataaataatatgtgtttttgaaacacaattaaaaaaaatctataaatttataggcaaattcagttgaacaaatttcatgtaaaatgtaaaaacttgtgattcgtgcttcgaattcagtataaaatgcaatataaatcgataattttataaacaaaactatttttaacaaatttcaggcaaaattccgactttttaaacattttacctaaaatttatatgtaagcttataaacttagtcaacttaatataaacattgatttttttttcttacaaactatatcagctactttagtgatggtgcatttaacgtacaaataaagtttgaacatcttaaatatgatttaaacaagaaaaactatgactatcaaagtcaccccggaattaaaaccaagaatttttaacgtaactattttacaaaacactattgaaaaaacttttttttccaaaatagtgcatggactttgtgtggcctaccccagtacatgttttaaaaataataatcttgagaaaaaccttacctgttggaaaatattctaaaaacaaattgaaatcctatcaaagtcaccccggtttacggtaccaaaaataacagaatcgaatagcaacacttttcaaaataaatgctgaaaagttctaccttTCAGCACTGcgatgggtgctgaaaagttgaacttttcaacacttgtttcgaaaagtaacacttttcatcattttttgatttaaacgatttagtgcaggggtgaccaaagtatggcccgcgaggtgattttttgtgtccCGCGGAtccattttgaataattatgtaaaatggcccgttgttaccttgtaaagtgattttttacttttttttaaattaatttttattttaaacttttttatgcttttctcttttattttttgttgattaaaaattaatggtttattaaaatgttgatcttcattttaggacaccgtttcaatgtgagtaaaactagtaaatatcgtcaaaactttcatcaaacattttttggaaattcaagcTTAGACAGAAACAAGGTTGAAATCGGAggaataaggctgttgcaagttTTTAACAATGCTTTTTTCGACAAACCTCTCCTCCCCCTCCCCATTATCTCGAAAAATCATGGgcgaaaatcgttttttttaaacgtagaataatgtatggaaatttttgtgcaatcagctgaattatttaaaaatgaattcctTTACGTTTACAATCGTTTTGGGCTTGTtctggtttattcaaaaataatttgaattttagagaattttcgatgaatatttttttttgtggctagaagtttttttttaagtcgagtctttcattttttttgaaaataacgatTGCAATCCAACTTTACGGGctcaacacattttttaacattttttgttgaaatgttgaaattctgactctcaacgattttttacTAGCCACACTTAATTTATTGATAAAATTACGCCGTTGCATAAATTATGCAGGTTACATGTCGGCCATTTTTTgaagtataaaaaaaacaattttattgaaaacttttaagtacaaaaaaagtaaaataaaagtaCATTTAGCTGAAAACATTTTCCAAAGAccttaaacaataaaatcaacaatacctgTAAtgtcgttctacgcataattatccaatgtcatttttggacgattctgactttttatcatATTTAAGTTTAGTGTTACGTATACTTtccgaaaaacacataaaatgtagtactttgttaagaaaatcattgaaaacaacaccaagtctgtttgtcccatcgttgatcttctacgcataattgtcccaccaagtattttctatcacgaaatcTTGAGTTTTACGATGCATTTTATCTTGTTTACCTATTTATCtgcaagaggattacaaataagggtgataaaatgttaaccggggtgtttatgccgagcttccgtggccgtgaggttacgggtttcgccttgtaagtggaaggtgatgggttcgattcctgtctggctcggcaaagtcagatcccttaaaagagtaaatatgctcactgggaatactgaccggtaggggatgggtttcgactagcggcgtgctgggtttccaatccagaggtcgtgagttcgattctcgtaccgggatgatgaagttttatgGGGCGCatagggacccacgggacaattagaaacacagaaatcgatcgaaaaatttcaatcgcgtttttctcagtagccctttttttgaacatgggacagttatgcgtagaacggaaGTGTAGAAAACTGCCATTTTgtgttttatattaatttttattaacgaaaatgatgaaaaaataataaaagtttcaaaaaaactttagttAGTAGAtttattttctagttttttttagaataaaataatgtaatttatttttataaacatctaattttgtaaatttggcccacaagctcatttgagcttcaaatttggcccggtctccaaaaactttgagcaccccttatttagtgacaaaatacatgaaaatttgacttaaaatttcactcaatgggtgtttttcggaattgcaaaaaatgttgtatggaactcgttgcaaaacttgattttttcagcactcgaaaCGGCGAACTCGTTGgataatgtacgactcgtgctgaaaaaatcctctttttgcaacttgttgcacaaactactattttgataattgaaaacgttgtaaaaaaatttggaatgttTTGGATGAAGAAGTTTGACTTGGTTCATGTGACTTTGCCAGTGTTTTGAAAAGTCAACTTAGGCAGTATTCGATCAAcatcttcaaaatattaaataaaattaattgtaGTAATTTTAACGTGACTATTAACTTAATTCGATACATTTTAGAAGAAacataatttaatttgtttgcaaatataaatttgaaatgcaaGCAACGAAAGTATTGGAATAAACGAAATGTAATGGAAAATgttagaaaacaaataaaacaataaagaaatagtcaaaattaaataataaaaataaataaaacgagagtagtagggtagggtagtcatcaatgagacacttttggttttcaactttcaacgatttttctaattttttcatcagcatgttttaatgagctttttgttacattttctttcttttaatgtgttctaacattgaccaaaatatgagatcgatccaacatctacagccagagttattcaactgtctcattgtagacgcacttggcaggaacaatgagacagctggggaacaatgagacacactacgaaaatcaagatttttctagtaaaacatcatgtttttgtattgttcctttgcaggtgacttgccttgaacattttagagcaattttgccaacatgaaactttactTAACAAAGTTGtactaaaagtatttaaattttgtaaaatccatatatttataccaaataactttgtatttatggttaaatgaagtttaaactctataaatatgccaaaatcacttttaattcatgttttgaaagatttccatcgattttgaaaagtttattgaagaaaaatcaaagtgtctcattgttacccatgggctgaaatgagtggggaacaatgagacagtcctggattgtggttgtattctaaattttgggcaaatctaatgaaaggacattgtagcccaacttaatccctatggaacgtcgaaagacatttgaagaaatattagttttggtgtaaatggcagcctacaagcgaaaaagtattttttgtccatgatttacttttacaccccagaatcaaacatttatgaattacttttcaagagAGCgttcataaccaaagccacttatatggcagacgtgtatccagtagacacacctttcccccaaatatgagcctgattggttgaaactacgacttatgagagccattttatcattgttccccgtgtctcattgatgactactctaccctacaacCAAACTCAtccctcaaaaacaaatttaaaaataaaattgaccaGTAGTACTGAACCAATCTCGAAACTCACCGATCTTCCGCTTGCACGTGGTCACCACCGTGGCCTGCCCGGTCGCGTTGTCGTGGGCATGATCCGAAAACGGGAAGAACGCCTCGCTACACTCGCACTTGCCCTCACTGCACACGGATCCAATGCTCAGCTGGGCGATGCACTGGTTCGATTCGGTACAGTTGCCCTCGAACTGGACCACCGGCAGGCAGCTGTTCCGTTCGGCGTTGGCCACGAACCCGTGCACGCAGATACACTTGCCCTGGTGACAGCTGGAGTTGGCCGTGTGGTTCGAGCAGTCCACATCCTGCTCGCACGGAACCGAAACCGTCGTTTCGTTCACGTGGGGACCCTCGACCACCGAGTGGCACGTGTCCTGGAAGTCGAGGAAGTGCTGCTGGCAGGTACAGTTGTTGAAGACATCCTCACAGTGCGAGAAGGGATCGTGCATGATGCACTGTTCGTCCACTTCGCACGTTCCATTCAACGGGACCGACTCTGGAGGAGGAAACACGAAGAAGAAAGAGCGTTGTTAGCTAAGGCTAACCTCAAAACGCGGTGGGGTTGGCCTTACTGCTGAtgcatctcttcatctctctgcTGGGCATGAATCCGTCCTTGCAGATGCACATCTGGCTCGTCTCGTTGCAGAACGAGTTCTCCGAATTGCACGGACAAGTGCCACCGATCTTGTTCGAGTATGAAATGCGCTATCCGAGAAGAGAACAATCAACTATAGCCGCTTTCGAACATTTCCAACTTACCTGGGGTTCACATTCGTCAGTTTCGTTACGTTCTTTATGGATACAATGGCAGGAACCGTTGACGCACGTGGAGCTGTGGTAAACACCTTGGAAGATCGTACAGTTCGCGTCATCTGTGCACTCCAGATCGATAAGGTCTTTATCTTCAaggtaaccaaaaaaaaaaaaaaaacaagaagatcaaaaaattaaaaagcaggaaCAAAAGTCTCGATCGCGCACTTACCACTAGATCTCACGGATGGCAGAACGATGGTGACCCCGAAGGTCACCAGCATCACCAGAATTGCGCACTTTAGCATCGCGGTGCTACCCTTGGACGTTGACGCCGGCGGATGATGTTGACCTTGGACGGACGGACTCGCAGAATTGGGAAGATTCGCGTGCTATCGGACCTTATTTGGAGGGGCAAACGAGCACGACTAATTACCGGGCGCAATTGTTCGTTCGGACACAAATGTGAGTGCGCTTGCTTGCGGTGCGATCTATTGTGATATCGTATCGGGTAATTTCGTTTTGAGTGGTTCGCGCAAAACTTCCGTTAAATTGTCATGGTTTTCGGGGGAGCGAAGATCATCAGTGAGTGCTCGTGATGGAGCGAATTCATCTGATGGATAATGATTGTAATTTGGCCTTTGTGACCATGGGCAATttgttaattatttttgaaaacaacatcCAAATGATTTTAGTCTATTGCATCttagagtaattttttttttcaattgtcaaAGTGTGAAAGGTTTTTTTCCCCAAATATttatttcgtcaatacttagattttttttgaaaactaatgaggccgatgcaaatattttccaaagtttcaaaaaattgttttataatGCTTTTTACACTagctcagttgttttgcaatcattagttttcaaaaaatgacgaaaacaaaaatttgagcgaaacaTAATCGTtcgtcgaaaattttcaaaaaatcaagagatttaaaaaaaaccaaacatgctaaaagatTCTCAAAGCAGGGGAATGCActaaaattaatttcagctgattgcacttgaatgtccattgaaatttaaaattgtgaaagggtgaaaaaaaaaacttttaaaaatattattagccTGTACCAGcctgattgcaaaacaactggtgcaaaatgcattttaatcatttttgaaaatatggcttgttatttcctTTTGGTatattttgcattgaaaaataaaacgattTACATTAAAAACCCTTTTAAAGTACTagttaatttatttgttttttttaaaggttgccAGCAAAAGCAAACAATATATAGCAGTGAGCCAAACATCGTAACAAAAAGTGGTTCTAAACAAATTTGTAGGTAATGtgacagttaaaaaaaacactgaaagaaagacACGTAATTTCTTCGagtttttgaattaattaattgaatttGAAGTTGATGCATATGTGccttgtctaaatatttttgaaaaattcaaagctcCATGCCTCCCCTCGAGTTGATTCTGCAAAAATTCTCACAAAAAACgcgcaaaatgatcaaaaactaTACGATTCTCCTGAcagtttttttcacatttaacatttattatTTGTTCAATATTCAAAGATACTAACATTTAAAAGTTTAACTCAGGATTGCTAAATATTGTCAAATTAGCATAATTTATAAAGCAAATTTCTAGGAAATGTCTGATGTCttcaaacaaaattatccaCGTGGTCTATGGATGGACCCTTAAAAGTGTCCcccttctaaaaatatatttttctaaattcattTTGCACCTTCATTTTGGCTTGGTAATCACGGGAAAAACAAGatttatctaaaaaaacacAGTTTAGATAAAAATGGACTTTAATAAACcagttcaaaaatatatttttttgtgatttttggtaaaatttcaatttttagtggtttaaaataattagatttttgttCGATATCAATGTCCTGTTTGCAccgcgaaaattttatttttattttttgtcaaaactgattttttttgttcaaatttagaGATGTCTTACACTTGTTTTCAaagaaatgttgaaaccatgttATTTCACTTTTTCTTTGGGTAGCACAGCAGTTGTCCCGACCCCCCTTcgatttgggtgaaactttgtcctaaggggtaacttttgtccctgatcacgaatccgaggtccgttttctgATATCTCGTGAAGGAAGGGCGTTACgaaccctttcatttttgagcatgcgaaaaagaggtgtttttcaataatttgcagcctgaaacggtgatgagatagaaatttggtgtcaaaggaactttcatataaaattagacgcccgatttgatagcgtactcagaatttagaaaaaacgtatttttcatcgaaaaaaaacactaaaaaagttttaaaaattctcccattttccgttactcgactgtaaaaaaaatttggaacatgtcattttatgggaaatttaatgtacttttcgaatctacattgaaccagaagggtcattttttcatttagaacaaaatttttaattttaaaatttcgtgttttttataactttgcagggttattttttagagtgtaacaatgttctacaaagttgtagagcagacaattacaaaaattttaatatatagacataaggggtttgcttataaacatcacgagttatcgcgattttacgaaaaaaaagtttttcaaatcgggcgtctaattttacataaaagtccctttgacaccaaatttctatctcatcaccgtttcaggctgaaaattaggctggtacaaatatttcccccttcaaaattggcccgaaaaatcagggggcaaaaaaaatatttttacaataaacttcaaaatttcaatgaaaattcaaatgtaaccagctgaaatcaaattaaaatacattcttctgcgtttaaaatcatttttagcatgtttgggtttattaaaaaatcttaagattttttgtaaattttcgatgcataatcttttttttcgatacaatttttgtttttgtcagatcttagattttttgaaaactagagattgcaaaacaactgaactagtgtaaaatgcattttgaaacacttttttcatttaaatgtgaagactatggcttgttatttaaatttttatatttttttatttttttgccccccccttgacctcggccagggccgagggacaaaaacttttttaaatatttgcatcggccttattgaaaaacatctcttttttcgcatgtacaaaaatggaagaggtcgtaccgcccctccgtcacgagatatcaaaaaacggacctcggattcgtgatcagggacaaaagttaccccttaggacaaagtttcacgcaaatcgaagaggggtcggggcaactgctgtgtgagttggcggagaattacccattgttaaattcaaaataaaatgctaTCGATATTCAAGTTTTTGAATtggtaattaaaaataattcaataccTGCTAACTAAGTTAAGCAATTCATTCAGTGATGAAATGGCAATCGACAaagttttgacattgaaaagtCATGTTTTTGTAGCAAAAATGCAACCACCACTAAGGGTCATGCTTTAAAATTATCCAGCAATTAGGTAATTTGAGCAACACAGATATAATTCCACACTCTCCATCGCAACATTCTTACCCCAAGCATTGCGCACAACTTGTCAGAAATTCTACATCCTGAAACGCTACGTCCTTCGTGCATCGTCCCCGTGCAGGATTGGTCAGCAATGCTCGCAAAAATGTCACATTTAATGTCGTTCAAAATGTCATCAACATCATATTACGTGATTTGGTCGAGATACAACCACAATTGAATGTTTGCCATGCGCAATACGAGCTGTCAAACTAGCAACGAGGTTTGCTTTtcgaaacatgaaaacatggTGCTAATTTGTATGGAACAAGATATGT
Protein-coding sequences here:
- the LOC6037840 gene encoding tenascin, whose product is MLKCAILVMLVTFGVTIVLPSVRSSDKDLIDLECTDDANCTIFQGVYHSSTCVNGSCHCIHKERNETDECEPQRISYSNKIGGTCPCNSENSFCNETSQMCICKDGFMPSREMKRCISKSVPLNGTCEVDEQCIMHDPFSHCEDVFNNCTCQQHFLDFQDTCHSVVEGPHVNETTVSVPCEQDVDCSNHTANSSCHQGKCICVHGFVANAERNSCLPVVQFEGNCTESNQCIAQLSIGSVCSEGKCECSEAFFPFSDHAHDNATGQATVVTTCKRKIAHGSSCNENKDCYQFHQGPHQQTLECSNAECVCKETHRLSGGICYPNASSSTANIPSILLAFAAIVFTSSRK